In Clupea harengus chromosome 4, Ch_v2.0.2, whole genome shotgun sequence, the genomic stretch tcatctttattgtatttaattgtatatatttgttattcatgtcattcatagaaaccacggtCTTCAATCATTCAAGGATTAATTGTTGGATATAAGTCCTTTACACGGTGTTGGATATAAGTCCTTTACACTATATTCACGGTTAACCATCAGTGTCACgatcatcattcattcatattattatcttgcgagtgtgtgtgttcaataaaCACCGTCATCATTGGAACTTGACATCCATTCTTGTTCTTACCGGACAatctgtggcgattgtcacctattcaTTAATCTGTAGTACAGATCCTTTTGGGATTCATCAATCAAATATCCCCTATTTTAtaactggtcttgtgtgtgcttgccaacctcgttcCCCAACTTCCACTACCAGCTCGGGATACCTTAGCTTTTTCCtctcaaaggcttcctcaatcgtATCTTGAGAGGGAATTGTTGACTCATAAACTAATCAATGTGCTTACACTCAAGAAAAGATTCCTCAACTGCAAAGTGAGTTTTAACACGTGCTTTTATTGAATCAAACAAAGAGCATGAAGCAGTTTAAGTATAAGGCTGGAAACTGGAAAAAAGACTTGAAGATTCCCATATATAATATTCTCATTTGCACACATGGAATTGAATTAGTTTCCCTTCCCTCAACATCCACATCTGAAGTGCCCTAGAGCCAGACACCCCCAACTCCCTGGGCAAGGCACtgctgctgcccactgctcactgctcatcatgtgtgtgtgtatgtgtgtgtgtgtgtgtgctcactgctcctcatgtgtgtgtgtgtgtgtgtgtgtgtgtgtgtgtgtgtgctcactgctcctcgtgtgtgtgtgtgtgctcactgctcctcatgtgtgtgtgtgtgtgctcactgctcctactgtgtgtgtgctcactgctcctactatgtgtgtgtgtgtgtgctcactgctcctcatgtgtgtgtgtgctcactgctcctagtgtgtgtgtgtgtgtgtgtgtggtcactgctcctcatgtgtgtgtgtgtgtgtgtgtgtgtgctcactgctcctcatctctgtgtgtgctcactgctccttgtgtgtgtgtgtgtgtgtgtgtgtgtgtgtgtgtgtgtgtgtgtgtgtgtgtgtgtgtgtggtcagtgctcctcatgtgtgtgtgtgtgtgtgtgtgctcactgctcctcatctctgtgtgtgctcactgctcctagtgtgtgtgtgtgtgtgtgtgtggtcactgctactcatgtgtgtgtgtgtgtgtgtgtgtgtgtgtgctcactgctcctcatctctgtgtgtgctcactgctccttgtgtgtgtgtgtatgtggtcattgctcctcatgtgtgtttgtgtgtgtgtgtgtgtgtgtgtgctcactgctcctcatatatgtgtgtgtgtgtgtactcactgctcctactgtgtgtgtgtgtgctcactgctcctactgtgtgtgtgtgtgtgtgtgctcactgctcctcatgtgtgtgtgtgctcactgctcctcgtgtgtgtgtgtgtgtgtgtgtgtgtgctcactgcttctcatgtgtgtgtgtgctcactgctcctagtgtgtgtgtgtgctcactgctcctcatttgtgtgtgtgtgtgtgctcactgctcctaagtAAGGGATAGGTCAAATGCAGAGGcatgtttaatgaagaggttgaatctcactgctcactgaaagagtgtgtgggtgaaaaATAAAGAGAACTTAACTTACTCAAAGGATAGGATGCAAAGAAAGCATGTTATTCAGTTATATGTAGGGACACAAGAAGACAATCCTAAAACATTCCCTGAACTGAAAATGACATTCACCTAAATCATGCATGTGAATCCGGTGAACTTCTAGTGGTTTAATTCACCCGGAACTTATAGTGCTGGATGTTTTTCTCACACGTGAAATGATTCAGGTTGTCACATTTGCTGTCAATCCAAGTAGTCTTGGGATTTGCATGGCTCTTATGCATAACACAGTTCACAAAGTCATTGTTGGGCTCCCCAGGCTGCCAGTACCTGGAACAAAGGCAAGACATTTTTAATATTAACAGGTTCTTGTGCAGTTTTAGTTCCTGATACAACGAAACTTCCTAACTGGAAACACTGGGAACAGTCTAACTGGCAAGACTGTTTCATTAGGGAAAATCTAACAGGGGTTAATTAGGGACACAGCCCAACTGATGCCTcaagctgggtttccatcatatgcaagtgtgtgtgctgccatcaGTTACGTTAtgcagctgtgggttcaaaacaTAAAGATGGTGGACAACTTTAACGGGAAACAGGTTATGAACTCAGAACAAATGCAATTTGATGTGAATAAATCAGTTTCCATCAACCGAATCAGTTACCATCAACCGAATCAGTAGTTAATCCATCCCCCTCTGGCATATACATTTCCGATTGGAATTATTCGATTTTATGCGCATTTCAGATGTTTCCATTCGGGATTTTCAATTAAAATGTTCAAAATTCAAAATTAGCGGGTTGGTTGGAAACCCGGCTGCTGTCTCATTGGGAAACAGCATAATTACTCTTGTTGTCATATTTGACACCAGACAGCTTGTGTCATTTGTCCAAAAGAGGACACATCTTTAGTTAGACAAACAGCTCTTCCTCTTACCCTCTACACAGCTTTGTGTTGTCCACCCAAGTCCAGGCATGTGCACGGCCTTGCCTCCTCAGGCCGATCCACCCTTCTGCACCCCACTGGCCGATGAAGATCTGTTTGCATTAAAGTCCATTGGATTAGTATAATCACCTGGCACATgtgcccacatacacaaacatcacgaacacacataaacatttgtattcacacagtgggctaCATACAGTAGACTCTTAAGCCTGATAGGCTATATCTTGCAGTGTGTTAAAGCATGTGCTGGCTTAAAAATACTAGCTAACACTAAGAGCATGTGTGCATTTCATGCAGTGAGAGTTAGAGTTGgctgaactaaaaaaaaagagagctttCTTCGCCCTCTGCTAAAGTGTTAACCAGGTAGCTCGCAATCTTACTTGTTCCTCTTCCGTGTTGATGACTAACAGGTCAGCTCCAAGGGTTTGGCAAACTCGTCTGCTCTCAGTCCAGCTCCGCAGCTGAGGCTTATGGATGTAGCATTTGTAGCTGAAATATTTCCATCCAGGTTCACATGGTGACTCTTgtcagaaaaaaagggaaaatgcTTACTTACAAAATTGTATCTAGATCAAGAGAGACCATTCACTATTTTAGCTGATATTAGATTGTTTTTTTACCAAGATGAAGGATTTTGGCCTGTTGCTGGTCTTTGATGGCAAGAAGCTGTTTCTTCTCCACGTCCAGGTTGGAATTACTGGTCATCagctggtccctctctgtctgtagctggTTTTTCTCTGCAGTGAGACGAGAGTTACTGGTCTGTAGTTGTTTCTTCTCCTCAGCCAGGTTGGAATTATTGGTCATCagctggtccctctctgtctgtagctggTTTTTCTCTGCAGTGAGACGAGAGTTACTGGTCTGTAGTTGTTTCTTCTCCTCAGCCAGGTTGGAATTACTGGTCATCAGCTGGTCCGTCTCTGTCTGTAGCTGGTTTTTCTCTGCAGTAAGACGAGAGTTACTGGTCTGTAGTTGTTTCTTCTCCGCAGCCAGGTTGGAATTACTGGTCCCCAGCTGGTCCGTCTCTGTCTGTAGCTGTTTTTTCTCTGCAGTAAGACGAGAGTTACTGGTCTGTAGTTGTTTCTTCTCCGCAGCCAGGTTGGAATTACTGGTCCTCAGCTGGTCCGTCTCTGTCTGTAGCTGTTTTTTATCTGCAGTAAGACGAGAGTTACTGGTCTGTAGTTGTTTCTTCTCCGCAGCCAGGTTGGAATTACTGGTCCTCAGCTGGTCCGTCTCTGTCTGTAGCTGGTCCGTATCTGTCTGTAGCTGGTTTTTCTCTGCAGTAAGACGAGAGTTACTGGTCTGTAGTTGTTTCTTCTCCGCAGCCAGGTTGGAATTACTGGTCATCagctggtccctctctgtcttaagCAGGGTTCTCTCTGCAGTAAGATCATTGTTACTGGTCTGTAGTTTGTCTATCTTGGTCTGTAGTTGCTTCTTTTCCTCAGCCAAGTTGGAATTACTGGTCCTCagctggtccctctctgtctgtagctggTTTCTTTCTGCAGTAAGATGAGAGTTGCTGGTCTGTAGTTGTTTCTTCTCCACAGCCAGGTTGGAATTACTGGTCCACAGccggtccctctctgtctttagctggtccctctctgtctgtagatGGTTTCTTTCTGCAGTAAGAGGAGAGTTACTGGTCAGTAGctggtctgtttctgtctgttgcTGGTTTCTCTTTACAATCAAATTAGAGTAACTGGTCAGTAGCTAGTCTGTTTCTGACTGTAGCGGGTTTCGCTATGCAGTTAGATTGGAGTTACTAAGCAGTGGCTTGTACTTTTTAACtggtttctctctatctgtagcTGGTTTATCTAAGTGACTAGGTTGGTATAACTGATCAGTAGTTTGTCTCACTCTGTTTGGTGCTAGTTCACACGTCAAACTAGAATAACTGGTCAGTAGCTGGTCTGTTTTGGTCTGAATATGATTTTTCTCTGTTGTCAGATTTGGGTATTGgggtctctctgtctatggCTGGTTTTGTCTACACAGTGAGATGGGAGTTACCGTTCAGTAGctggtctttctctgtctgtagaTCGTTTCTCTCTTCAGTCAGATTAAAGTAACTGGTTAGtggctggtctctctctgtctgcagctgGTTCTTCTGTATAACATATATGACACACAGCCCCGTTGCtcccatcagcagcagcaaacaCAGCAGTTCCAGACAGATAGTGGTCCATCTAGAACAGGTACTCCCAgcccctgaaacacacaacagcTTAGGTACATTCCAGaagcaagtgtgtatgtgtgtgtgtgtgtgtatactgtaagttgctttggtaAATTATACTACTAAATGCACACATTTTAGCATTTGTCCTCCTAGTTTATTTATCACAGCCATACAATCTTTTATATAATCATAGATTttcgttattattattatcattattattattataccaaTATGTACCTTCGagaagcaagtgtgtgtgtatgtgtgagagtatttgtgtgtgtgtgttacgataggcaaagagagaggcatTAGCTAGACAGAACACTACCACTTTCACATCCCATACACCAGGGGGAGTGCCGGTTTACACAGGCTGCTCATTGGCTGAGTGAAATGAGCAACATGTGATAATGGCTCACCTGGGAGCACTCAAGAGAGCGGGGTGGAATTACGTAGcggggcagagagagacggcCTTGCTCTCACGCCGTGACCCCACCTGCTGGGGAAGTTCTGTTGCCTATCGGACATTTCGCGTgcgtttgtttctttttgtttcctcCCTATTTGACTTCACCACGCCTAGCGGCCACAACAGGGCTAGTCGGCGCAGGGCCATTCGCCTGGGCTGGCCAAACGACGGGACAAGGTAAGCTGGCACATCCCTCTGGCACACCACCGACACACATAGCGTCGAACATATCTCACTCACACGCCTATGCAACATATATATAAAAGGGGGTTCTCCGGTAGACAGCGGGATCCAGATCTAGCCTACCCCTAGACTACGGTGGGATCTGGGTGTGATAGCTGATATCAGGAGGCAGTGTAatagtctgtgtgtatattgtaaGTTGAATTGGTAAAGTCTACtactaaatgcacacatgccaaACACAAAAAGAGTCACTTGTGAGAGGTGTGACAGAGATTAAGAACCATCTCACCAAAGAGGACCCTAGATGGCAACAGACCTAGAGCTATATATTTAGAGGATGGTATATATAATTTAAAGAAGTATAGCTGTGGTGCCAGTGACAGACAAAAATACTGGTAAGAGGTGTGACAAAGATTAAGAAGCATCACAACAGTACCAGCAGGGCAAGAGAAGAGCATATGCTTTGTGTGAAATGTATCATGATGTTTAGATAAGACATGATAATGACCATACTTTATCAACATTGAGACTCAATTCTCAAAAAGAAAGATCTGTATTTTCAAAGCATTTATGATGCCAAGCCATATGATCTGATCATAATAAAAAGCCGTGCAAACTTCATTCTGCATGGTGTTCATGTATCTATCGCTAATGAAAACTGCTTTCCTAATTCCcataaacatagacacacaattCAAGCATTGAATGTAAATCTCTATAAATGAATATTGAACTGACTTGAGGTTGGTTACAAAAGCACACAATCTAAAAAAGTTGCATTTCCTAAACTTCTTCACACAGTCATTAACCCTTTAAGTATAAACCCTGCAGGTGAGGTCCTTCCTCTGGGAGATGGCAGAGGTGTTTTCAATCCCATACCATCACTGGGAACATAATCCGCTATATTTTGCTTTGTatctcaactggtagagcatggtgctaacaacaccaaggtcatgggttatATACACAGGATCATACTGTAGGCCTACATAATATATactaaatgaaaatattttgttACACTGTTCTGTAAATAAAAATGGCTGCTAAATGAGTCACTGTTAAGGCGAAAGATTGTTCTGATCTCTTGATATAATTTTATTAATAGCATGTCAACAATGTTTACCTGCAATAATCTAAACACAAAACTTTGTTTGGATAATGTCAAGTAAAGATTCATTATGAGTCAATACAGTTGCTTGGGACTAATATGAGATTCAGATACCCACAGCCCCTTTACGTATCTAACTAACAGAAACataatgaaactgaaaaagctattttatttcattcatgTTGGGTGTGACATCATtttaaacattacatttttttttaactgaacaCAAATCCATTCTGTGAAGTGTTGACAGTGCCACATGACTTTGCCATTAAAATCACACGAGCATGTTCTTCATAAGATACTAAAACTATAAAACACAGGACCTTAGGATCACCTTAGGAGAAACACCTTTAACCCTACTCCTCCAATCAGCTCATGTCCTTTGAGGAACTAGCTCACTCTTTTGATATTCAAAACACTTCTTTAAATACTTACAAATAGCACATTTCATCTCTACCTCTCAACAGAACTCATTAAAGATACCCTCTCTATCTATTGTAGAGAGGGACATGATAAAAGATTGTTATAACAGAGGTTTAATTTCATCACATTATGGCATTATAATCTGAGGATCACAAGAATATTCACATCATAAACTAGAAGCTTGGAGTAGGGACTTAAAAGAGGATATACATGTGAATTTCATTTGTATTATACAAATACAATGAAAACATCCCTGACACTTGTGTGAAATGTAACATATTGAAAGGCACTCTGTATCACTGTATTAGTGAATGTGAACATATAATGGCATTCTGGAAAGAGGTAAatgatataataaatataattttaaTTATAAGCTTACCATTATCTGAAAAAACATTCCTATTACACTTATATCTTCTAGACATTTCACTATGAAGATGGGATTATACTATCATAGACATGGGTTTGTTACAAGCAAAACACCTTGGGTAGTCAGTTGGTTGAAAGAAATGGCTATGAACATGTCTATGGAAAAAATAACATATTGTGAGAGGAAAC encodes the following:
- the LOC116220245 gene encoding C-type lectin domain family 4 member F-like; the encoded protein is MELGDYENNSSSNADGNSEPDGTPELTPGSQPSERNHLQTERDQLKTERDRLWTSNSNLAVEKKQLQTSNSHLTAERNQLQTERDQLRTSNSNLAEEKKQLQTKIDKLQTSNNDLTAERTLLKTERDQLMTSNSNLAAEKKQLQTSNSRLTAEKNQLQTDTDQLQTETDQLRTSNSNLAAEKKQLQTSNSRLTADKKQLQTETDQLRTSNSNLAAEKKQLQTSNSRLTAEKKQLQTETDQLGTSNSNLAAEKKQLQTSNSRLTAEKNQLQTETDQLMTSNSNLAEEKKQLQTSNSRLTAEKNQLQTERDQLMTNNSNLAEEKKQLQTSNSRLTAEKNQLQTERDQLMTSNSNLDVEKKQLLAIKDQQQAKILHLESPCEPGWKYFSYKCYIHKPQLRSWTESRRVCQTLGADLLVINTEEEQIFIGQWGAEGWIGLRRQGRAHAWTWVDNTKLCRGYWQPGEPNNDFVNCVMHKSHANPKTTWIDSKCDNLNHFTCEKNIQHYKFRVN